In one window of Arachis ipaensis cultivar K30076 chromosome B06, Araip1.1, whole genome shotgun sequence DNA:
- the LOC107648727 gene encoding uncharacterized protein LOC107648727 isoform X1 produces the protein MAKKSKKIIPIDCIPKHSQQPRSSPPKRRTDFSVFVTTSSSASSSAFSNRGSSPDSSSGEERLSSFITSILREKRKAVKNFHESTMVRGSNYQEGTAVCSSESFDVPTMEYDSAVQDEGLGQSSNNRDTSNGKVYICKMSKSIPHETSVSDSSSLALTPGTVIWARTTCQTWWPAEIMEERSALSKPVSDGQVLVQFYGNHSSVWIDPMTDISTFEDCFEERCSNPSNDFQEALKQAIQKKEQLSSSPNSSFDMSAHSDQKDGSSDDKWTSPTSSRTMSDAVEKRRGSRERKRKVHFDEVRCPMKPERKLRRLKIMRLLGLAPPAGSPFCQ, from the exons ATGGCTAAGAAGAGCAAAAAGATTATCCCAATTGATTGCATACCAAAGCATTCTCAACAGCCTAGAAGCTCACCTCCCAAACGCCGCACTGATTTCTCTGTCTTCGTCACcacttcttcttctgcttcttcttctgcctTTTCCAACCGAG GTTCATCACCGGATTCATCTTCTGGTGAAGAGAGATTGTCAAGTTTCATTACAAGCATTTTACGGGAAAAGAGAAAGGCAGTGAAAAATTTTCATGAAAGTACAATGGTTCGGGGCAGCAATTACCAGGAGGGTACAGCAGTGTGTTCATCTGAGTCTTTTGATGTCCCAACTATGGAATATGATTCAGCTGTGCAAGATGAAGGTCTTGGTCAAAGCAGCAACAATAG GGACACTAGTAATGGAAAAGTTTATATTTGCAAGATGTCAAAATCTATCCCTCATGAAACATCTGTCAGTGATAGTAGTTCTCTTGCTTTAACCCCTGGAACTGTGATATGGGCCAGaacaacttgccaaacatggtgGCCAGCCGAG ATCATGGAAGAAAGATCTGCATTATCTAAGCCTGTCAGTGATGGACAAGTTTTAGTTCAGTTTTATGGAAATCATTCCAG TGTCTGGATTGATCCAATGACAGATATTTCAACGTTTGAGGAT TGTTTTGAGGAACGGTGCAGTAACCCTTCAAATGATTTTCAAGAAGCTCTGAAACAA GCCATACAGAAGAAGGAACAACTCAGTTCTAGCCCAAACTCAAGTTTTGATATGTCTGCTCATTCTGATCAGAAAGATGGTTCATCTGATG ATAAATGGACTTCACCAACCTCGAGTAGAACAATGAGTGATGCTGTAGAGAAAAGAAGGGGGAGTAGGGAACGGAAGCGCAAAGTTCATTTTGAT GAGGTAAGATGTCCAATGAAACCAGAAAGGAAACTTCGTCGGTTGAAGATAATGCGGTTGTTGGGCCTTGCACCTCCTGCTGGTTCTCCATTTTGCCagtaa
- the LOC107648727 gene encoding uncharacterized protein LOC107648727 isoform X2: MSQLWNMIQLCKMKVLVKAATIGVLFQCRDTSNGKVYICKMSKSIPHETSVSDSSSLALTPGTVIWARTTCQTWWPAEIMEERSALSKPVSDGQVLVQFYGNHSSVWIDPMTDISTFEDCFEERCSNPSNDFQEALKQAIQKKEQLSSSPNSSFDMSAHSDQKDGSSDDKWTSPTSSRTMSDAVEKRRGSRERKRKVHFDEVRCPMKPERKLRRLKIMRLLGLAPPAGSPFCQ; encoded by the exons ATGTCCCAACTATGGAATATGATTCAGCTGTGCAAGATGAAGGTCTTGGTCAAAGCAGCAACAATAG GTGTATTGTTCCAATGTAGGGACACTAGTAATGGAAAAGTTTATATTTGCAAGATGTCAAAATCTATCCCTCATGAAACATCTGTCAGTGATAGTAGTTCTCTTGCTTTAACCCCTGGAACTGTGATATGGGCCAGaacaacttgccaaacatggtgGCCAGCCGAG ATCATGGAAGAAAGATCTGCATTATCTAAGCCTGTCAGTGATGGACAAGTTTTAGTTCAGTTTTATGGAAATCATTCCAG TGTCTGGATTGATCCAATGACAGATATTTCAACGTTTGAGGAT TGTTTTGAGGAACGGTGCAGTAACCCTTCAAATGATTTTCAAGAAGCTCTGAAACAA GCCATACAGAAGAAGGAACAACTCAGTTCTAGCCCAAACTCAAGTTTTGATATGTCTGCTCATTCTGATCAGAAAGATGGTTCATCTGATG ATAAATGGACTTCACCAACCTCGAGTAGAACAATGAGTGATGCTGTAGAGAAAAGAAGGGGGAGTAGGGAACGGAAGCGCAAAGTTCATTTTGAT GAGGTAAGATGTCCAATGAAACCAGAAAGGAAACTTCGTCGGTTGAAGATAATGCGGTTGTTGGGCCTTGCACCTCCTGCTGGTTCTCCATTTTGCCagtaa